The Stegostoma tigrinum isolate sSteTig4 chromosome 38, sSteTig4.hap1, whole genome shotgun sequence genome contains a region encoding:
- the LOC125446982 gene encoding MOB kinase activator 2-like isoform X2 yields MVLQAVGKALGYRKRKTAKSKPDEKLPSTEEKKLYLEAEYTSARVSDADLPMLVSLPREIDQNEWLANNTMTFFNHINLQYSAISEFCTAESCPVMNACNVQYFWIDERGKKIKCTAPQYVDLVMTHIQKLLTDEEIFPTKYGKDFPSTFESLVQKICRYLFHVLAHIYYAHFKEVVALELYPHLNTVYTHFLIFVREFNLIDPKETAVMRDLTDVLLCGIPQPQNHVNHR; encoded by the exons AAAGACTGCAAAATCAAAGCCAGATGAAAAGCTGCCATCGACTGAAGAGAAGAAGTTGTATCTCGAGGCAGAATATACCTCAGCCCGGGTGTCTGATGCAGATTTGCCCATGCTTGTGAGCTTGCCCAGAGAAATTGACCAGAACGAATGGTTGGCCAATAACA CAATGACATTCTTCAATCACATAAATCTGCAGTACAGTGCTATCTCTGAATTCTGCACAGCAGAAAGCTGTCCTGTGATGAATGCGTGTAATGT TCAATACTTCTGGATAGATGAACGAGGGAAGAAAATAAAGTGTACTGCACCACAGTATGTTGACCTAGTGATGACGCACATCCAAAAACTCTTGACTGATGAGGAAATTTTCCCTACCAAGTATG GTAAAGATTTCCCGAGTACCTTTGAATCACTCGTCCAGAAGATCTGCCGCTACCTCTTCCATGTTCTTGCTCATATCTACTATGCTCACTTCAaggaagttgtggcccttgaactGTACCCACATCTCAATACTGTGTACACACACTTTCTGATCTTTGTCAGGGAGTTTAATCTCATCGACCCCAAGGAAACGGCTGTGATGAGGGACTTAACAGATGTTCTCCTCTGTGGCATACCGCAGCCCCAGAACCACGTGAACCACAGATGA
- the LOC125446982 gene encoding MOB kinase activator 2-like isoform X3 has product MPDQQISSLFSFLKTAKSKPDEKLPSTEEKKLYLEAEYTSARVSDADLPMLVSLPREIDQNEWLANNTMTFFNHINLQYSAISEFCTAESCPVMNACNVQYFWIDERGKKIKCTAPQYVDLVMTHIQKLLTDEEIFPTKYGKDFPSTFESLVQKICRYLFHVLAHIYYAHFKEVVALELYPHLNTVYTHFLIFVREFNLIDPKETAVMRDLTDVLLCGIPQPQNHVNHR; this is encoded by the exons AAAGACTGCAAAATCAAAGCCAGATGAAAAGCTGCCATCGACTGAAGAGAAGAAGTTGTATCTCGAGGCAGAATATACCTCAGCCCGGGTGTCTGATGCAGATTTGCCCATGCTTGTGAGCTTGCCCAGAGAAATTGACCAGAACGAATGGTTGGCCAATAACA CAATGACATTCTTCAATCACATAAATCTGCAGTACAGTGCTATCTCTGAATTCTGCACAGCAGAAAGCTGTCCTGTGATGAATGCGTGTAATGT TCAATACTTCTGGATAGATGAACGAGGGAAGAAAATAAAGTGTACTGCACCACAGTATGTTGACCTAGTGATGACGCACATCCAAAAACTCTTGACTGATGAGGAAATTTTCCCTACCAAGTATG GTAAAGATTTCCCGAGTACCTTTGAATCACTCGTCCAGAAGATCTGCCGCTACCTCTTCCATGTTCTTGCTCATATCTACTATGCTCACTTCAaggaagttgtggcccttgaactGTACCCACATCTCAATACTGTGTACACACACTTTCTGATCTTTGTCAGGGAGTTTAATCTCATCGACCCCAAGGAAACGGCTGTGATGAGGGACTTAACAGATGTTCTCCTCTGTGGCATACCGCAGCCCCAGAACCACGTGAACCACAGATGA
- the LOC125446982 gene encoding MOB kinase activator 2-like isoform X5: protein MDWLMGKTAKSKPDEKLPSTEEKKLYLEAEYTSARVSDADLPMLVSLPREIDQNEWLANNTMTFFNHINLQYSAISEFCTAESCPVMNACNVQYFWIDERGKKIKCTAPQYVDLVMTHIQKLLTDEEIFPTKYGKDFPSTFESLVQKICRYLFHVLAHIYYAHFKEVVALELYPHLNTVYTHFLIFVREFNLIDPKETAVMRDLTDVLLCGIPQPQNHVNHR, encoded by the exons AAAGACTGCAAAATCAAAGCCAGATGAAAAGCTGCCATCGACTGAAGAGAAGAAGTTGTATCTCGAGGCAGAATATACCTCAGCCCGGGTGTCTGATGCAGATTTGCCCATGCTTGTGAGCTTGCCCAGAGAAATTGACCAGAACGAATGGTTGGCCAATAACA CAATGACATTCTTCAATCACATAAATCTGCAGTACAGTGCTATCTCTGAATTCTGCACAGCAGAAAGCTGTCCTGTGATGAATGCGTGTAATGT TCAATACTTCTGGATAGATGAACGAGGGAAGAAAATAAAGTGTACTGCACCACAGTATGTTGACCTAGTGATGACGCACATCCAAAAACTCTTGACTGATGAGGAAATTTTCCCTACCAAGTATG GTAAAGATTTCCCGAGTACCTTTGAATCACTCGTCCAGAAGATCTGCCGCTACCTCTTCCATGTTCTTGCTCATATCTACTATGCTCACTTCAaggaagttgtggcccttgaactGTACCCACATCTCAATACTGTGTACACACACTTTCTGATCTTTGTCAGGGAGTTTAATCTCATCGACCCCAAGGAAACGGCTGTGATGAGGGACTTAACAGATGTTCTCCTCTGTGGCATACCGCAGCCCCAGAACCACGTGAACCACAGATGA
- the LOC125446982 gene encoding MOB kinase activator 2-like isoform X4, protein MQNMVTAKSKPDEKLPSTEEKKLYLEAEYTSARVSDADLPMLVSLPREIDQNEWLANNTMTFFNHINLQYSAISEFCTAESCPVMNACNVQYFWIDERGKKIKCTAPQYVDLVMTHIQKLLTDEEIFPTKYGKDFPSTFESLVQKICRYLFHVLAHIYYAHFKEVVALELYPHLNTVYTHFLIFVREFNLIDPKETAVMRDLTDVLLCGIPQPQNHVNHR, encoded by the exons ACTGCAAAATCAAAGCCAGATGAAAAGCTGCCATCGACTGAAGAGAAGAAGTTGTATCTCGAGGCAGAATATACCTCAGCCCGGGTGTCTGATGCAGATTTGCCCATGCTTGTGAGCTTGCCCAGAGAAATTGACCAGAACGAATGGTTGGCCAATAACA CAATGACATTCTTCAATCACATAAATCTGCAGTACAGTGCTATCTCTGAATTCTGCACAGCAGAAAGCTGTCCTGTGATGAATGCGTGTAATGT TCAATACTTCTGGATAGATGAACGAGGGAAGAAAATAAAGTGTACTGCACCACAGTATGTTGACCTAGTGATGACGCACATCCAAAAACTCTTGACTGATGAGGAAATTTTCCCTACCAAGTATG GTAAAGATTTCCCGAGTACCTTTGAATCACTCGTCCAGAAGATCTGCCGCTACCTCTTCCATGTTCTTGCTCATATCTACTATGCTCACTTCAaggaagttgtggcccttgaactGTACCCACATCTCAATACTGTGTACACACACTTTCTGATCTTTGTCAGGGAGTTTAATCTCATCGACCCCAAGGAAACGGCTGTGATGAGGGACTTAACAGATGTTCTCCTCTGTGGCATACCGCAGCCCCAGAACCACGTGAACCACAGATGA